The Filimonas lacunae genomic sequence ATATTTGCTCCAGAGAATTAACACCCGATACATTTCTGAAAGCGTCCCGGTAATCAACCAGAACCTGGTCTTTAATCAGCTGAGAAGTAATAGTAGCATATACCTGCGCATTTTCCAGGTTTTTGAGCGGAATTCTGGCTACCGACTCGCTCGACTTCCGTGCATACCTGTTCTTTTGAGCGTTTACAATCACCTGCCCTAACTCTAAAGCAGTTTCGCGGGTAACAAAGTTCATTTCAACAGTCTGACCTGCTGTTACCTCTACTGTTTGTTCCTGTGCTTCCAGGCCAACAGCTGATAACTTCAGCACGTGCTTACCCGGCTTTAATTTCTTAAAAGAAAAAAAGCCCCTATCGTCCGTTAAAGTGCCATAAGGAGTACCTTCTATTTGTACGGAAATAGCCGGAAGCGGTTTGCCATCGCTCGATTGCACCTGTCCTTTAATAGCTATGGGTTGGTTCTGACTGTGCGCAAGCGGCTGCAATAACAGCAGCAGGGATAATAATAAAAATTGTTTCATGATAGTAGTGTGGAAATAATGGCGCAAAGGTTCGGACTACAAACGAACAAAATTGTCGCAAAAGGGAAATCCATTAACGAAATATGAAATTATTATCCTGCCAATCATTTAAAAGTTGACAGTAAATACAGTTCTCCCCTCCTGCACCTGTTGTAATGAAAATGTAAAACCATGCGCCAACAGCACTTCTTTCACCAGTGTAAGTCCAATGCCTTGACCATCTCTTTTAGTGCTAAAGAAAGGCGTAAATAATTGAGCGGCGGTATCGGCGCTTATTCCCTTTCCAGTGTCAATAATTTCCAGCAAACGCTGTTGAGGGCATAATTGCAAAGTTATCAAGCCATTATCCCCTATCGCTTCCATCGCATTTTTTACTACATTAATCCACACCTGTTCCAGAAGGCGTTCATCTCCCTCTATATAAAAAGGTTCGTTGGCAAGTACCTGAATAGTTACCAGCCTTTCCTGCCCCCTGGCTTCCATCAGCAGCGCTATAGCATGCATCTGTTGTTGTAAATTAATACGGGCCATTACCGGAATGGGCAGACGTACCAGATCGGCATAATTACGCATGAAACTGTTGAGGTTATAATTGCGATCAATGGCCACCTGTAGCGCATGCTGCAAGGGCCGATGTCCACCATCCTGCCATAGACTGCCTGCGCTGAGTGCCGACTGTAGTATGGAATTTACAGGCCCAATGCTGTTATTCACTTCGTGGGCCATCATCCGTATCACCTTTCCATACGCTTTCTTTTCGGCCGCCAGAATTTCTTCTGTCAGTTCTTCTATCATCACAAAGTGGCGGGCAAACCCTCTGTCTATAAAATGAGATTTCTGCAACTTATAAGTAACCACCCCATTTACACTAAAGGAGCTTCGCTGTCCAGAGGGCAGCTGAATTACTTTTTCTAAAAATTGCGCGGGTAAACTGTCCAGCAACTGTTGCGCTCTGGGGTTTACCTGCTGCACACGCTCATCGTAGTTCAGTACAATAATGCCTGTAGGTGACGTGTTGATTAATTTATGCAAAAACAAATGTTGCTGCTCCTGCAAAGTGCGTTCCTTACGCAGTTCATCAATCATCTGGTTATAGATAGCAATAAGCTTATTCATTTCATGGCTGGCAGTAGGCAGCAAACGCACTGTAAAATCTTTATCCTGTATAGTTTCCGCTCCCTGCATTAACAGCTTCAAAGGTGTTATCAGCTGCCGGTATAAATGCCAGGCAATCACCATTGAAAGTACTACCAGCACTTCCGATACAATAAACCAAAGCGGATATTCGTGCAATGCGATATAAGCCAGCACCAGCGCAATGCTGTGCAGCAGGGCTACAAACAATATGTATTTAGTCCGCAGCTTCATCGTAAGGAATATTGTATTTATCCAGCCGGCGATAGAGCGAGCTGCGTGTAATGCCCAGCGATACAGCCGCTTTGGCTACTTTGTTTTTATGAAAATCCAATGCTTTTTTTATCATCTGCACTTCCAGCTCATCTAAAGTAACGGTACCCACTTCCGGCAATTGAATATTACCTTTTTTAACGGAGGACATAGCCAGCTGTGATTGAAAATCGCCCACATCCAAAACCGGCTTTCTGCTTACCAGTACGGAACGCTCTATCAGGTTTTTCAGCTGACGAATATTACCCGGAAAAGGCAGTTGCTGTAACCACTTCATGGCAGCCGGCGTAACATTTAATTC encodes the following:
- a CDS encoding sensor histidine kinase, which translates into the protein MKLRTKYILFVALLHSIALVLAYIALHEYPLWFIVSEVLVVLSMVIAWHLYRQLITPLKLLMQGAETIQDKDFTVRLLPTASHEMNKLIAIYNQMIDELRKERTLQEQQHLFLHKLINTSPTGIIVLNYDERVQQVNPRAQQLLDSLPAQFLEKVIQLPSGQRSSFSVNGVVTYKLQKSHFIDRGFARHFVMIEELTEEILAAEKKAYGKVIRMMAHEVNNSIGPVNSILQSALSAGSLWQDGGHRPLQHALQVAIDRNYNLNSFMRNYADLVRLPIPVMARINLQQQMHAIALLMEARGQERLVTIQVLANEPFYIEGDERLLEQVWINVVKNAMEAIGDNGLITLQLCPQQRLLEIIDTGKGISADTAAQLFTPFFSTKRDGQGIGLTLVKEVLLAHGFTFSLQQVQEGRTVFTVNF